From one Pontibacillus sp. HMF3514 genomic stretch:
- a CDS encoding zinc dependent phospholipase C family protein, with amino-acid sequence MPNIWTHILFCEELIDSLETPQEFSGVKKYLNLGAQGPDPFFYHNFWPWKSKHSVNEVGQVLHHNHCGPFLLDLIESARQKSVHTRAYVTGFVTHHVLDRNTHPYIHYLAGYEKNNHQVLEVNIDTVMMERFRNIKTWKNPVNQQIDIGKNLDKDTVHVLDENIQKYFPQTHQSVPSTYIQEAYRDMKLALRILFDPYGWKNKLLGSLVSPFSHQPLHDQKDYLNDQHGEWRHSATNEASTKSFLDLYEEAKDEGYQILQAVFTYWEKPTSQSKHELEYLLQNISYDTGKPLEQCAVNQYAEPIV; translated from the coding sequence AATCTTGGTGCTCAAGGTCCAGATCCTTTTTTCTATCATAACTTCTGGCCATGGAAATCAAAGCACTCCGTAAATGAAGTCGGACAAGTTTTACACCATAACCATTGCGGTCCTTTTCTGCTTGATCTAATTGAGTCAGCTCGACAGAAATCGGTCCACACAAGAGCCTACGTTACAGGATTTGTAACTCACCATGTATTAGACAGAAATACACACCCTTACATCCACTACCTCGCTGGCTATGAAAAAAACAATCATCAGGTACTTGAAGTAAACATTGATACCGTTATGATGGAGCGTTTTCGAAACATAAAAACATGGAAAAACCCTGTGAACCAACAAATTGACATAGGAAAAAACTTGGATAAAGATACGGTGCATGTGTTAGATGAAAACATCCAAAAGTATTTTCCACAAACACACCAATCTGTCCCAAGCACATATATACAAGAAGCATACCGTGATATGAAGCTTGCCTTAAGAATCCTTTTTGACCCTTATGGTTGGAAAAATAAGTTACTTGGATCACTAGTTTCTCCATTTTCCCATCAACCACTCCATGACCAAAAAGACTATCTCAATGATCAGCATGGTGAATGGCGTCACTCAGCCACAAATGAAGCCTCCACCAAAAGCTTCCTCGACTTATACGAAGAAGCAAAAGATGAAGGCTATCAAATTTTGCAGGCGGTATTCACTTATTGGGAAAAGCCAACGTCTCAATCAAAACATGAGTTAGAATATCTGCTACAAAACATTTCATATGATACTGGTAAGCCGCTTGAACAATGTGCCGTCAATCAATACGCAGAGCCAATCGTATAA